The proteins below are encoded in one region of Doryrhamphus excisus isolate RoL2022-K1 chromosome 4, RoL_Dexc_1.0, whole genome shotgun sequence:
- the ddhd2 gene encoding phospholipase DDHD2 isoform X6, which translates to MLVVWFSNFCFLCYTVFSHIPTQKSYVRLCVNILCRDLKVRVHMLMCVCVNCVPGDDECEVVVAVDGERYDVHVKQRKRYAVYWEQATTEVRRCTWFYKGDKDTRFLPYPEDFSNSLEDAYKIAVTSDEWKTKLDFPTGETVILHNPKLIMHYQPLGMQEDWISSPSEQTRPRTVKRGVDNIAVEIPDGEPEKVDHLVFMVHGIGPACDLRFRSIIQCVTDFRNASLSLLASHYKNAQLEGKVGRVEFLPVNWHSALHGDATGVDEDIHRITLPSISRLRHFTNDTLLDLFFYNSPTYCQTIVDTVASEINRLHTLFKQRHPAFKGEMSVVGHSLGSLILFDMLTNQRTGSESSRGKVLSEDPCHPKHDTLEQALTRLGLQQYLPTLQAENLDLESLALCQENDVKDLGIPLGPRKKILKYVRRKCFSEDYKATRQPKGLQDPPQGSATSEDNGNSSPGSEAQKAQLHRTQSVTSSVDYEYFNMGIGQTSEGIAKGQVSINYPQLAFHPQTFFAFGSPIGMFLTVRGLKRIDPNYSFPTCKSFYNIYHPYDPVAYRIEPMIISDVDLEPMLIPHHKGRKRMHLELKDSLTRMSMDLKNNVLGSLRSAWQSLARLPVAALPPVDEGETTVEGNSQETQALGALCASAQREEKTGDFWTKVIDWPRALHRHYLQAAENEEAEFKAPMDQPEPAEQPEIKVGMLNGGRRIDHVLQEKPIESFNEYLFAIQSHLCYWESEDTALLLLKEIYDKLDVTLEQPQQ; encoded by the exons ATGTTAGTGGTGTGGTTCTCAAACTTTTGCTTTTTATGTTACACTGTATTTTCACACATCCCCACTCAAAAAAGCTATGTGAGACTCTGTGTAAATATCTTGTGCAGAGATCTTAAAGTGCGTGTACATATGCTAATGTGTGTCTGCGTTAACTGCGTACCAGGAGACGATGAATGTGAGGTGGTGGTGGCTGTTGATGGGGAGCGCTATGATGTACATGTCAAGCAGAGGAAGCGCTATGCTGTATACTGGGAACAAGCAACCACTGAAGTCCGCCGCTGCACCTGGTTTTACAAAGGAGATAAAGACACCAGGTTCCTGCCATATCCAGAAGATTTCAGCAACAGTCTAGAG GATGCCTATAAGATCGCTGTTACCTCAGATGAGTGGAAAACGAAGCTGGATTTTCCCACTGGAGAAACTGTCATTTTACACAATCCCAAG CTGATAATGCACTATCAGCCATTAGGCATGCAAGAAGACTGGATCTCTTCGCCATCAGAGCAGACCCGTCCTAGAACAGTCAAGCGAGGAGTTGACAACATTGCTGTGGAAATACCAGATG GTGAACCAGAAAAGGTGGACCACCTCGTATTTATGGTTCATGGAATAGGTCCAGCATGTGACTTGCGCTTCAGATCTATAATACAGTGTG TAACTGACTTCCGGAACGCTTCACTGTCCCTCCTGGCCTCTCATTATAAAAATGCTCAGCTGGAGGGCAAGGTGGGCAGAGTGGAGTTCCTTCCTGTGAACTGGCACAGTGCTCTGCATGGGGATGCTACTGGTGTGGATGA AGATATCCATAGGATCACTCTGCCGAGCATCAGCAGACTGAGACATTTCACAAATGACACCCTGCTGGACCTGTTTTTCTACAACAGTCCCACCTACTGCCAGACCATAGTGGACACCGTAGCCTCAGAGATCAACAGACTACACACGCTCTTTAAACAGAGACATCCAGCGTTCAAGGGGGAAATGTCTGTTGTTGGCCATAGTCTTG GTTCACTGATACTGTTTGACATGTTAACCAACCAGAGAACTGGTTCAGAATCTTCCAGAGGCAAG GTTCTGTCTGAGGACCCCTGTCATCCAAAACACGACACACTGGAGCAGGCTCTCACCAGACTTGGCCTGCAGCAATACCTGCCCACATTACAAGCAGAAAACCTGGATCTGGAATCACTG GCTCTTTGTCAAGAAAATGATGTCAAAGATTTAGGAATTCCACTTGGACCACGGAAGAAGATCCTTAAATATGTCAGAAGGAAATGTTTTTCAGAG GATTACAAAGCAACACGGCAGCCAAAAGGGCTGCAAGATCCACCTCAAGGTTCTGCCACCAGTGAGGACAATGGTAATTCGTCACCAGGATCGGAGGCACAGAAGGCCCAGTTACACAGAACACAGTCCGTCACCAGTTCCGTAGACTATGAATATTTCAACATGGGCATCGGACAG ACCAGTGAAGGCATAGCCAAGGGACAG GTATCCATCAATTACCCGCAGCTGGCATTCCACCCGCAGACCTTTTTTGCATTTGGATCTCCCATTGGAATGTTCCTGACTGTCCGAGGGCTTAAACGTATCGATCCCAACTATAGCTTCCCAACCTGCAAGAgcttttataatatatatcaccCG TATGACCCTGTCGCTTACCGGATTGAACCCATGATTATATCAGATGTTGATCTGGAGCCGATGCTAATTCCCCACCACAAAGGCCGTAAGAGGATGCACTTGG AACTGAAAGACAGCTTGACCCGCATGAGCATGGATTTGAAGAATAATGTACTGGGATCATTGCGCTCAGCTTGGCAGTCTCTTGCCCGACTACCTGTTGCTGCTCTGCCCCCAGTGGATGAAGGAGAAACTACAGTAGAGGGAAACTCTCAGGAGACACAGG CCTTGGGTGCACTTTGTGCTTCTGCGCAGAGGGAAGAAAAAACTGGTGACTTTTGGACAAAAGTAATTGATTGGCCCAGGGCCCTTCATAGACATTACTTACAAG CAGCAGAGAACGAGGAAGCAGAGTTCAAAGCGCCCATGGACCAGCCGGAGCCAGCAGAGCAGCCCGAGATAAAAGTGGGAATGTTGAATGGAGGAAGACGAATCGACCATGTGCTCCAGGAAAAACCTATAGAGAGCTTCAATGAATATCTGTTTGCTATTCAGTCTCATCTTTGCTATTG GGAATCCGAAGATACAGCTCTACTGCTGCTAAAGGAGATCTACGACAAGCTGGATGTGACATTGGAACAGCCGCAACAGTAA
- the ddhd2 gene encoding phospholipase DDHD2 isoform X7, which yields MLEMEPVPAPYQKVAPHWFFCKRADDNTLWFPFSREDSDKLENAHNAGDDECEVVVAVDGERYDVHVKQRKRYAVYWEQATTEVRRCTWFYKGDKDTRFLPYPEDFSNSLEDAYKIAVTSDEWKTKLDFPTGETVILHNPKLIMHYQPLGMQEDWISSPSEQTRPRTVKRGVDNIAVEIPDGEPEKVDHLVFMVHGIGPACDLRFRSIIQCVTDFRNASLSLLASHYKNAQLEGKVGRVEFLPVNWHSALHGDATGVDEDIHRITLPSISRLRHFTNDTLLDLFFYNSPTYCQTIVDTVASEINRLHTLFKQRHPAFKGEMSVVGHSLGSLILFDMLTNQRTGSESSRGKVLSEDPCHPKHDTLEQALTRLGLQQYLPTLQAENLDLESLALCQENDVKDLGIPLGPRKKILKYVRRKCFSEDYKATRQPKGLQDPPQGSATSEDNGNSSPGSEAQKAQLHRTQSVTSSVDYEYFNMGIGQTSEGIAKGQVSINYPQLAFHPQTFFAFGSPIGMFLTVRGLKRIDPNYSFPTCKSFYNIYHPYDPVAYRIEPMIISDVDLEPMLIPHHKGRKRMHLELKDSLTRMSMDLKNNVLGSLRSAWQSLARLPVAALPPVDEGETTVEGNSQETQALGALCASAQREEKTGDFWTKVIDWPRALHRHYLQAAENEEAEFKAPMDQPEPAEQPEIKVGMLNGGRRIDHVLQEKPIESFNEYLFAIQSHLCYWESEDTALLLLKEIYDKLDVTLEQPQQ from the exons GAGACGATGAATGTGAGGTGGTGGTGGCTGTTGATGGGGAGCGCTATGATGTACATGTCAAGCAGAGGAAGCGCTATGCTGTATACTGGGAACAAGCAACCACTGAAGTCCGCCGCTGCACCTGGTTTTACAAAGGAGATAAAGACACCAGGTTCCTGCCATATCCAGAAGATTTCAGCAACAGTCTAGAG GATGCCTATAAGATCGCTGTTACCTCAGATGAGTGGAAAACGAAGCTGGATTTTCCCACTGGAGAAACTGTCATTTTACACAATCCCAAG CTGATAATGCACTATCAGCCATTAGGCATGCAAGAAGACTGGATCTCTTCGCCATCAGAGCAGACCCGTCCTAGAACAGTCAAGCGAGGAGTTGACAACATTGCTGTGGAAATACCAGATG GTGAACCAGAAAAGGTGGACCACCTCGTATTTATGGTTCATGGAATAGGTCCAGCATGTGACTTGCGCTTCAGATCTATAATACAGTGTG TAACTGACTTCCGGAACGCTTCACTGTCCCTCCTGGCCTCTCATTATAAAAATGCTCAGCTGGAGGGCAAGGTGGGCAGAGTGGAGTTCCTTCCTGTGAACTGGCACAGTGCTCTGCATGGGGATGCTACTGGTGTGGATGA AGATATCCATAGGATCACTCTGCCGAGCATCAGCAGACTGAGACATTTCACAAATGACACCCTGCTGGACCTGTTTTTCTACAACAGTCCCACCTACTGCCAGACCATAGTGGACACCGTAGCCTCAGAGATCAACAGACTACACACGCTCTTTAAACAGAGACATCCAGCGTTCAAGGGGGAAATGTCTGTTGTTGGCCATAGTCTTG GTTCACTGATACTGTTTGACATGTTAACCAACCAGAGAACTGGTTCAGAATCTTCCAGAGGCAAG GTTCTGTCTGAGGACCCCTGTCATCCAAAACACGACACACTGGAGCAGGCTCTCACCAGACTTGGCCTGCAGCAATACCTGCCCACATTACAAGCAGAAAACCTGGATCTGGAATCACTG GCTCTTTGTCAAGAAAATGATGTCAAAGATTTAGGAATTCCACTTGGACCACGGAAGAAGATCCTTAAATATGTCAGAAGGAAATGTTTTTCAGAG GATTACAAAGCAACACGGCAGCCAAAAGGGCTGCAAGATCCACCTCAAGGTTCTGCCACCAGTGAGGACAATGGTAATTCGTCACCAGGATCGGAGGCACAGAAGGCCCAGTTACACAGAACACAGTCCGTCACCAGTTCCGTAGACTATGAATATTTCAACATGGGCATCGGACAG ACCAGTGAAGGCATAGCCAAGGGACAG GTATCCATCAATTACCCGCAGCTGGCATTCCACCCGCAGACCTTTTTTGCATTTGGATCTCCCATTGGAATGTTCCTGACTGTCCGAGGGCTTAAACGTATCGATCCCAACTATAGCTTCCCAACCTGCAAGAgcttttataatatatatcaccCG TATGACCCTGTCGCTTACCGGATTGAACCCATGATTATATCAGATGTTGATCTGGAGCCGATGCTAATTCCCCACCACAAAGGCCGTAAGAGGATGCACTTGG AACTGAAAGACAGCTTGACCCGCATGAGCATGGATTTGAAGAATAATGTACTGGGATCATTGCGCTCAGCTTGGCAGTCTCTTGCCCGACTACCTGTTGCTGCTCTGCCCCCAGTGGATGAAGGAGAAACTACAGTAGAGGGAAACTCTCAGGAGACACAGG CCTTGGGTGCACTTTGTGCTTCTGCGCAGAGGGAAGAAAAAACTGGTGACTTTTGGACAAAAGTAATTGATTGGCCCAGGGCCCTTCATAGACATTACTTACAAG CAGCAGAGAACGAGGAAGCAGAGTTCAAAGCGCCCATGGACCAGCCGGAGCCAGCAGAGCAGCCCGAGATAAAAGTGGGAATGTTGAATGGAGGAAGACGAATCGACCATGTGCTCCAGGAAAAACCTATAGAGAGCTTCAATGAATATCTGTTTGCTATTCAGTCTCATCTTTGCTATTG GGAATCCGAAGATACAGCTCTACTGCTGCTAAAGGAGATCTACGACAAGCTGGATGTGACATTGGAACAGCCGCAACAGTAA